A DNA window from Pontiella agarivorans contains the following coding sequences:
- a CDS encoding right-handed parallel beta-helix repeat-containing protein, whose translation MKYLYLALLGATTAYADFDIQKAIDAAKPGTAISIPTGTYRTPIQIKQGLTLSGENVVLEVESNQPAILIDARKPVLIKGLTIKYRTERKPKKDDTPYAVFIRNGDIEIIDSTFTALGNGPESPGAISAQDKSEVDISNCSFNGFEYTIQIWNGAEGDIEDCLIMNPGHCGITIGSGSSAELTRNIVTGSRYHGIRCTGGEIEADSNLVIRNKNRGFYIGNRSAIGEISNNLIIDNATGINVFARSKLEIDHNVIVRSSYAGLAIADTAQLEIEDNIIVDNERGIVGFSSEKGRTPRVHIEEKNLMSGNKIASENAELSSKISERDPSFSDSDKGLFKSAVDNMGLENPEELQALWMKWQSALDNR comes from the coding sequence ATGAAATACTTATACCTTGCACTGCTCGGCGCAACCACAGCCTATGCTGACTTCGATATTCAGAAAGCCATCGACGCCGCAAAACCCGGAACCGCTATTTCTATTCCGACAGGAACCTATCGAACTCCGATTCAGATCAAACAGGGCCTGACCCTCTCAGGAGAAAATGTGGTGCTCGAGGTGGAATCCAACCAACCGGCGATTCTGATTGATGCCCGCAAACCGGTGCTGATCAAAGGGCTGACCATCAAGTATAGAACGGAAAGAAAACCGAAAAAGGACGACACCCCTTATGCTGTATTTATCCGAAATGGAGACATTGAAATTATAGACTCCACCTTCACAGCTCTGGGTAACGGCCCCGAATCTCCCGGAGCAATTTCTGCCCAGGACAAATCCGAGGTGGATATCAGCAACTGCTCGTTCAACGGTTTTGAATACACCATTCAGATCTGGAATGGAGCGGAAGGAGATATCGAAGACTGCCTCATCATGAATCCGGGCCATTGCGGCATCACCATTGGCTCCGGCTCAAGCGCAGAACTGACGCGAAATATTGTAACAGGTTCACGGTATCACGGAATCCGTTGCACCGGCGGCGAAATTGAGGCTGATTCCAATCTCGTGATCCGAAATAAAAACCGTGGATTTTACATCGGAAACCGCTCGGCCATCGGCGAAATCAGCAACAATTTAATTATCGATAACGCCACCGGCATCAATGTTTTTGCCCGTTCGAAGCTCGAAATTGATCATAATGTCATCGTCCGTTCCAGCTATGCCGGACTCGCCATCGCCGACACCGCACAACTGGAAATCGAAGACAACATTATCGTGGATAATGAAAGAGGTATTGTTGGTTTCTCTTCCGAAAAAGGCCGCACGCCAAGGGTGCATATCGAAGAAAAAAATCTGATGTCCGGAAACAAGATAGCGTCCGAAAATGCGGAACTTTCTTCAAAAATATCCGAAAGGGACCCCTCGTTCAGCGATTCAGATAAAGGGCTGTTTAAATCCGCAGTGGATAACATGGGACTTGAAAATCCGGAGGAACTGCAGGCCCTCTGGATGAAATGGCAGTCGGCGCTGGACAATCGGTAA
- a CDS encoding tetratricopeptide repeat protein codes for MRLFFGILLFGMLCRGETYEQLNAQLKNAAEKQVIHRLKSQIAGAALQRLETETLSKKDQQALRTQVRAYCADVQLGAMDVWYGESVVAWGRLLLFDGKWEEARVQLLDQAEVLQNIERNLRANAIPVSSVSPVAGCRYVLGETYRVEYETFQTLEPAVEALRHFYNVYIKYSDSPWGEKARVKAESMQAELERHGKQVRIDLGPHKDSFIAAKFRLGSKYMAEGRYADAVEPIETAINYFPETVKSVQALRNLAVCKQELGEADEAYMIAEYCCERFAADTNAPLAVLSLGRRAVDAGNEEQGEQLFNLYLASFPEHEKRAEIFSWFAWRAFKSDEMKKAMPFFQSLETELRRIGETGERLEKAVYLQAVTPPDPEKLDAFIAEFSCSERVASALSEKSQALLVAGDFEGAFQTLEKLKSEFPEAPASRRALAGLIVAAVEAGRFDVAERVLGRMLEDQDEYGPDVYLATGEGLLSAEQFALAEKAFAAVPDDERAVFGTAACKFGGADFEGSFQALENLLADFPGTGSFHDARLMQARCLVELGRTNEAVAAYADAGRDYAVTLEMAGVLSDPEERLAAYQRVALLADPKAEGHRPLIAESILQSLPLCLELRKYDLALAACDQFETLFPEHGQLPAIENFRKEAERASAD; via the coding sequence ATGCGGTTGTTTTTTGGAATATTGCTGTTCGGGATGCTGTGCCGGGGCGAGACCTATGAGCAGTTGAACGCGCAGCTCAAAAATGCCGCTGAAAAACAAGTGATTCACCGGCTGAAATCACAGATCGCCGGTGCCGCTTTACAACGGTTGGAAACCGAAACCCTCTCGAAAAAGGATCAGCAGGCTTTGCGAACACAGGTTCGGGCTTATTGCGCTGATGTGCAACTGGGTGCGATGGATGTCTGGTACGGTGAGAGTGTTGTAGCCTGGGGACGTTTACTGCTGTTCGATGGAAAATGGGAGGAGGCTCGGGTGCAGTTGCTGGATCAGGCTGAAGTGCTGCAGAATATAGAGCGGAATCTGAGGGCCAATGCTATTCCGGTTTCATCGGTCAGTCCCGTGGCGGGATGCCGCTATGTGCTGGGCGAAACGTATCGCGTGGAATATGAAACGTTCCAGACTTTGGAACCGGCCGTTGAAGCGCTTCGCCATTTCTACAATGTCTACATCAAATACAGTGACAGCCCCTGGGGAGAGAAGGCCCGGGTTAAAGCCGAATCGATGCAGGCGGAACTTGAACGGCATGGTAAACAGGTGCGGATCGATCTCGGCCCGCATAAAGATTCATTTATCGCTGCCAAATTCAGGCTGGGATCTAAATACATGGCCGAGGGACGGTATGCCGATGCGGTCGAACCGATTGAAACGGCCATCAACTATTTTCCGGAAACCGTAAAATCTGTTCAGGCACTGCGCAATCTGGCGGTCTGCAAACAGGAACTCGGGGAGGCCGATGAGGCCTACATGATTGCTGAATACTGCTGCGAGCGTTTTGCGGCCGACACTAACGCCCCGCTGGCGGTGCTGAGTCTGGGCCGTCGCGCAGTGGATGCCGGAAATGAAGAGCAGGGCGAACAGCTGTTCAATCTCTATCTGGCCTCTTTTCCGGAGCATGAAAAACGGGCGGAGATTTTTTCGTGGTTTGCATGGCGTGCCTTTAAATCGGATGAAATGAAAAAGGCTATGCCCTTTTTCCAATCGCTGGAAACGGAACTTCGGCGTATCGGCGAGACTGGAGAGCGGTTGGAAAAAGCGGTTTATCTGCAGGCGGTCACTCCGCCCGATCCAGAAAAGCTTGATGCATTTATTGCGGAATTTTCCTGTTCAGAACGGGTGGCTTCGGCGTTGAGCGAAAAATCACAGGCGCTTTTGGTCGCGGGTGATTTCGAGGGTGCGTTCCAGACGCTGGAAAAACTGAAGTCTGAATTTCCGGAGGCCCCGGCTTCCAGAAGAGCGCTGGCCGGACTCATTGTTGCGGCAGTTGAGGCCGGGCGGTTCGATGTTGCCGAACGGGTGCTTGGCCGTATGCTCGAAGATCAGGATGAATATGGTCCTGACGTTTATCTGGCAACGGGGGAAGGCCTGTTGTCGGCTGAACAGTTTGCGCTGGCGGAAAAAGCGTTTGCAGCGGTGCCCGATGATGAGCGTGCTGTGTTTGGAACGGCAGCCTGCAAATTCGGCGGCGCAGATTTTGAAGGAAGTTTCCAGGCCTTGGAAAACCTGCTCGCGGACTTTCCGGGCACTGGAAGCTTTCATGATGCGCGGCTGATGCAGGCGCGCTGTCTGGTTGAACTGGGCCGGACCAATGAAGCGGTGGCGGCGTATGCGGATGCGGGGCGTGATTATGCGGTGACGCTGGAGATGGCGGGAGTGCTTTCGGATCCGGAAGAACGGCTGGCTGCCTATCAGCGTGTGGCGTTGCTGGCTGATCCGAAAGCGGAGGGGCATCGGCCGTTGATTGCTGAAAGCATTCTGCAGAGTCTGCCGCTTTGTCTGGAACTTCGTAAATATGATCTGGCACTGGCGGCCTGTGATCAGTTTGAGACGCTGTTCCCGGAGCACGGTCAGCTTCCGGCCATTGAAAATTTCAGGAAGGAGGCGGAACGTGCGTCGGCTGATTAG
- a CDS encoding tetratricopeptide repeat protein, translated as MRRLISVVLWLSCSVHAAYVVNNAGRKIPGSEVSATADGRVTLKTPDGQMMVFQKGQYKRAVADRPKELDIAEQLIKTGQGEKAVPFLQQAKKKCRFLQWDQTAIQMLADYYFMTEQYGLAAAAFQALDDQSIPQNRRRLREAMVKSGEMETVLQVFNEDIRNGSREAAAQAYLMRGKLKAERGDPEGARRDWLKVSLFFRTQEAAAEEAEQLLKENEG; from the coding sequence GTGCGTCGGCTGATTAGCGTTGTTTTATGGCTGTCCTGTTCGGTGCATGCCGCTTATGTGGTGAATAACGCCGGGCGGAAGATTCCGGGCTCGGAAGTTTCGGCAACGGCTGACGGACGGGTGACGCTGAAGACGCCGGATGGTCAGATGATGGTGTTTCAGAAAGGCCAGTACAAACGTGCGGTGGCGGACCGGCCGAAGGAGCTGGATATTGCGGAACAGCTGATCAAAACAGGACAGGGAGAAAAAGCGGTTCCTTTTCTGCAGCAGGCGAAAAAGAAGTGCCGTTTTCTGCAGTGGGATCAGACTGCAATTCAGATGCTGGCTGACTATTACTTTATGACGGAGCAGTACGGGTTGGCGGCTGCAGCGTTTCAGGCATTGGACGATCAGTCGATTCCGCAGAACCGCCGGCGTTTGCGTGAGGCGATGGTGAAAAGCGGAGAGATGGAAACCGTGTTGCAGGTTTTTAATGAGGATATCCGCAATGGATCTCGGGAAGCGGCGGCGCAGGCTTATCTGATGCGCGGGAAGCTGAAGGCGGAACGGGGGGACCCGGAAGGTGCGCGGCGGGATTGGCTGAAGGTGAGTTTGTTTTTCAGAACGCAGGAGGCGGCGGCTGAAGAGGCGGAGCAATTATTGAAGGAGAATGAAGGATGA
- a CDS encoding MotA/TolQ/ExbB proton channel family protein: MKRVIAVLLIAGSAVFAQEAEIVKSEAVQAAEAAPEEVSGFLDVVKGGGAFGMVLWLGLAGLSLAAGTLIVDSLLNIQEKKIIPKTLVSLVREAIEEGSLKKAAQRCRDVPGPYSNILLAGFENLDDGFDQAQEAIGIAADMESEKMLQRVNYLNVVGNLAPMLGLLGTVQGMILAFATLGTTSGAAKNALLAINISQALYTTAAGLVIAVPAIGAYFFFRNRAAKVILTMESLTMEVMKGLKKKR, from the coding sequence ATGAAACGGGTGATTGCGGTTTTACTGATTGCCGGAAGTGCGGTTTTTGCGCAGGAGGCGGAGATCGTGAAAAGTGAAGCGGTGCAGGCGGCCGAGGCTGCGCCGGAAGAGGTTTCGGGATTTCTGGATGTGGTGAAGGGCGGGGGAGCATTCGGCATGGTGCTGTGGCTCGGTCTGGCCGGGCTGTCGTTGGCGGCCGGTACGCTGATTGTTGATTCGCTGCTCAATATTCAGGAAAAAAAGATTATTCCGAAGACGCTGGTTTCTCTGGTGCGGGAAGCGATTGAAGAGGGCAGTCTGAAAAAGGCCGCGCAGCGCTGCCGGGATGTGCCGGGGCCGTATTCCAATATTCTGCTGGCCGGTTTTGAAAACCTGGACGACGGGTTTGATCAGGCTCAGGAAGCCATCGGTATTGCGGCCGACATGGAGAGTGAAAAAATGCTGCAGCGGGTGAATTACCTGAATGTGGTGGGGAATCTCGCGCCGATGCTCGGGCTGCTCGGTACGGTGCAGGGAATGATTCTGGCATTCGCCACATTGGGGACGACGTCCGGAGCGGCAAAGAATGCATTGCTGGCGATCAATATTTCCCAGGCGCTTTATACAACGGCTGCCGGGCTCGTTATTGCCGTTCCGGCAATCGGGGCCTATTTCTTTTTCCGTAATCGCGCGGCCAAGGTGATTCTGACGATGGAAAGCCTGACCATGGAGGTGATGAAAGGACTGAAAAAGAAAAGGTGA
- a CDS encoding ExbD/TolR family protein produces the protein MKKRFQNKGNGGINMTPMIDVVFQMIIFFVCTAQLEREQFSEWINLPDSPNAPEIAQEKDPRTITIEVDEKGKIMIGRTALSLSRLRMILKKTVSDYGVYGPSIPIRIRADAMSQHSNVRNVMDACTESGLYKIAFIAVKDSADKK, from the coding sequence ATGAAAAAGCGATTCCAGAATAAGGGAAACGGCGGAATCAACATGACGCCGATGATTGATGTGGTTTTCCAGATGATCATTTTTTTCGTCTGTACTGCGCAGCTTGAACGGGAACAGTTTTCGGAATGGATCAATCTGCCCGATTCGCCGAATGCACCGGAAATCGCACAGGAGAAGGATCCGCGCACGATCACGATTGAGGTGGATGAAAAGGGTAAAATTATGATCGGCCGAACAGCACTGTCGCTTTCCAGGCTTCGGATGATTCTGAAAAAGACGGTTTCCGACTATGGCGTGTACGGACCTTCAATTCCGATCCGGATTCGGGCGGATGCAATGTCGCAGCATTCCAATGTTCGGAATGTCATGGATGCTTGTACTGAATCGGGGCTCTATAAAATTGCGTTCATTGCGGTGAAGGATTCAGCTGATAAAAAATGA
- a CDS encoding ExbD/TolR family protein, translating into MMRGKKQRRFVGTDAEIEVSMTPMIDVVFQLLIYFLVTFSTAEVLSFLDISRPAPDAAQSQQPPADMIRIGVFGKGVAINGREVSDEELSRLVARLAAVSKKQTVLVNCADESLHGRLINVLDLCAENGLTQIAVMSGK; encoded by the coding sequence ATGATGAGAGGGAAAAAACAGAGGCGGTTTGTGGGGACCGATGCTGAAATCGAAGTGTCAATGACGCCGATGATTGATGTGGTGTTTCAATTGCTGATCTATTTTCTGGTGACGTTCAGTACGGCGGAGGTGTTGTCGTTTCTGGATATTTCAAGGCCGGCACCGGATGCTGCGCAATCGCAGCAGCCCCCTGCAGATATGATCAGAATCGGAGTGTTCGGCAAGGGAGTTGCGATTAACGGCCGCGAGGTGAGCGACGAAGAGTTAAGCCGTTTGGTGGCGCGGTTGGCTGCGGTGAGCAAAAAACAGACGGTACTGGTGAATTGTGCCGATGAATCGCTGCATGGCCGGCTGATTAATGTGCTGGATCTCTGTGCGGAAAACGGGCTGACGCAGATTGCAGTGATGAGCGGGAAATAA
- a CDS encoding prenyltransferase/squalene oxidase repeat-containing protein, which yields MSARRNRKRGRVRISGALISFVLHAGIILLLVKVLVFRAPKEERAIDVRVVEHHIQEQEHVEKEKPVEEQPAGEESMEAPAEVLPEETWTQDSMLESELDLSGLDAVANLESPLVLKGLMVGRSETARRKMLREFGGRYGSQAEKAVLKGLDWLQKNQREDGAWGVGNSRSMTAKQERARLTGLALLCYLAHGETAQSEKYGETVRRGIQYLLNEQNQKSGSFVPFSKTVGSHDDIGVYGHAISTYALCEAYAMTRMPMLKEPVEKAVKLIVDGQQKKGGWDHRYQHEKWSDLSVGGWQVQALRAAQAAAVSTPGIRAALKKSVPFVQGMHAGEGKFYYRLGNKTPNGDLDYMTGVAVLCMQLAGSNEVAEVKAGLEYLRDAECTDWDEGWEKTGRNKSFNIAYEWYYNTQAIFQKGGSKWQSWNNKFAPMLIKAQDDSGAWKPPSETDGALTKDIIYTTEFCCLSLQVYYRILPSFKKAVLKERPFEFENDVKITVR from the coding sequence ATGAGCGCTAGGCGGAACAGAAAGCGGGGCCGGGTGCGGATCAGTGGAGCGCTGATTTCGTTCGTACTGCATGCGGGGATCATTCTGCTGCTCGTGAAGGTGCTGGTTTTCCGGGCACCGAAGGAGGAGCGGGCGATCGATGTCCGGGTGGTTGAGCATCACATTCAGGAGCAGGAGCATGTTGAAAAAGAGAAGCCGGTTGAAGAGCAACCGGCGGGCGAAGAATCTATGGAGGCACCGGCGGAGGTACTGCCTGAGGAGACATGGACACAAGACTCCATGCTGGAGTCGGAACTGGACCTGAGCGGTCTGGATGCTGTGGCGAATCTGGAAAGCCCGCTGGTGCTGAAAGGGTTAATGGTGGGGCGTTCGGAAACAGCCCGCCGGAAAATGCTTCGTGAATTCGGGGGAAGATATGGAAGTCAGGCCGAGAAGGCCGTACTCAAAGGTCTGGATTGGCTGCAGAAAAATCAGCGGGAGGACGGGGCCTGGGGCGTGGGGAACAGTCGGAGTATGACGGCGAAACAGGAGCGGGCGCGCCTGACCGGTCTGGCGTTACTGTGTTATCTGGCGCATGGAGAAACGGCGCAGTCGGAAAAGTACGGGGAAACGGTGCGGCGCGGGATTCAGTATCTGCTGAATGAACAGAATCAGAAGAGCGGCAGTTTTGTTCCTTTCTCAAAAACGGTGGGCTCGCATGATGATATTGGCGTTTACGGGCATGCGATTTCTACGTATGCCCTTTGTGAAGCATATGCGATGACCCGCATGCCGATGTTGAAAGAACCGGTGGAAAAGGCGGTGAAGCTGATTGTAGACGGGCAGCAGAAAAAGGGCGGATGGGATCATCGTTATCAACATGAAAAGTGGAGCGATCTGTCGGTCGGCGGCTGGCAGGTACAGGCCTTGCGGGCAGCACAGGCCGCGGCTGTTTCAACTCCGGGAATTCGCGCGGCGTTGAAAAAATCGGTTCCGTTTGTTCAGGGGATGCATGCCGGTGAGGGGAAATTTTATTATCGGTTGGGCAACAAAACTCCGAACGGCGATCTGGATTATATGACCGGCGTAGCGGTACTCTGCATGCAGTTGGCGGGCAGCAACGAGGTGGCAGAGGTGAAAGCCGGGCTGGAATATCTTCGTGATGCAGAGTGCACCGACTGGGATGAGGGCTGGGAAAAGACCGGCAGAAACAAGAGTTTCAATATTGCGTATGAGTGGTATTACAACACGCAGGCGATTTTCCAGAAGGGGGGCTCCAAGTGGCAGAGCTGGAACAACAAGTTTGCGCCGATGCTGATTAAAGCACAGGACGATTCCGGAGCCTGGAAGCCGCCGTCGGAAACGGATGGAGCACTGACCAAGGACATCATCTACACAACCGAATTCTGCTGTCTTTCGCTGCAGGTGTATTACCGCATACTGCCTTCATTCAAAAAGGCCGTCCTGAAAGAACGGCCCTTTGAATTTGAAAACGATGTGAAGATTACGGTGCGCTGA
- a CDS encoding nuclear transport factor 2 family protein: protein MKKTIPTIVCSLLAAATFATPKSSFSTDQFENFTLHTYASFDPMADVSFIVESENKLVVIEPQAFKGKVEEFTTYTEQLGKPIEKVLVSFHAAGLKVYEDEHKVITKPMAEFMTSDRAKGMLTFFDKAFGGNMDTEIVEFDEQIDAAANFTVDGVEYRLEPTAVPGMPGVNIAIGGKVYFQHFTPAKGRHASKNWITSKAAIDGALIDTLTAKAGGYSLLLGAHGTGRAGPEDLDWQIRYLKTMKEIASSAQTADDFIGQMNVAYPDCQGEADLEAIAAKLYSAASSDRSAANKAAAMDFIQLIMGDRNYEEARKYAGEYIQHDPRIGDGYDTLVEALETNPLWKNRPKRKIDFKNVAADGDLVYLQTHKTIKAHDDGSPARRVVTHLFRFNEAGKIDEHWTFAQSVKLKDSISKHPLF, encoded by the coding sequence ATGAAAAAAACAATCCCGACCATCGTCTGCAGTCTTCTGGCGGCAGCAACTTTCGCAACGCCGAAATCATCGTTTTCAACCGATCAGTTTGAAAACTTCACCCTGCATACCTATGCCTCGTTCGACCCGATGGCGGATGTATCCTTCATTGTCGAAAGTGAAAATAAACTGGTGGTGATCGAACCGCAGGCCTTTAAAGGAAAAGTGGAGGAATTCACAACCTATACTGAACAGCTCGGCAAACCGATTGAAAAAGTGCTGGTCTCCTTTCACGCCGCCGGGCTGAAGGTGTATGAAGACGAGCACAAAGTGATCACCAAACCGATGGCCGAATTCATGACGTCCGACCGCGCCAAAGGCATGCTCACTTTTTTCGATAAAGCATTCGGCGGAAATATGGATACAGAAATCGTTGAGTTTGATGAACAAATTGATGCCGCCGCGAATTTCACCGTTGACGGCGTCGAATACCGGCTGGAACCGACGGCCGTTCCCGGCATGCCGGGCGTTAATATCGCCATTGGCGGCAAAGTCTATTTCCAGCATTTTACGCCGGCCAAAGGCCGCCATGCCTCCAAAAACTGGATCACCAGCAAAGCCGCCATCGACGGCGCGCTGATCGACACCCTGACCGCCAAAGCCGGCGGTTATTCTCTGCTGCTCGGCGCCCACGGAACCGGACGTGCCGGCCCCGAAGATCTGGACTGGCAGATCCGCTACCTGAAAACCATGAAAGAGATCGCCTCTTCGGCCCAAACCGCTGACGACTTCATCGGCCAGATGAACGTGGCCTATCCGGATTGTCAGGGCGAAGCGGATCTTGAAGCCATCGCCGCCAAGCTCTATTCGGCAGCCTCCAGCGACCGCAGCGCAGCCAACAAAGCCGCCGCCATGGATTTTATCCAGCTGATTATGGGCGACCGGAATTATGAGGAAGCGCGGAAATATGCCGGAGAATACATCCAGCACGATCCGCGGATCGGCGACGGCTACGACACGCTGGTTGAAGCGCTCGAAACCAATCCGCTCTGGAAAAACCGGCCGAAGCGGAAAATCGATTTCAAAAACGTCGCGGCCGACGGCGACCTCGTTTATCTCCAGACGCACAAAACCATCAAGGCGCACGACGACGGGTCGCCCGCCCGTCGGGTGGTCACACATCTGTTCCGCTTCAATGAAGCCGGAAAAATCGACGAGCATTGGACCTTTGCCCAGTCCGTTAAACTGAAAGACAGCATCAGCAAACACCCGCTGTTTTAA
- a CDS encoding SDR family oxidoreductase — translation MKILVTGATGNLGSAVVEALKSENITLKAGARNPEKLSPGTETVRFDFNDAETFAPALDGVDAVFLQAPPMDPNSPALLKPFIALAAERGIKHIVFNSALGADANEKSPLRIIERTLMDSGVPYTITRPNFFMENFSAGFIAPMIAQASAFFLAADDAKTSFISVEDIAAVVAAAFAEGLTGKAFNLTGPRALNRTEAAALISEAAGKTITYNAIPEDAMLQGARDNGMPEGHVQFLAALYQAVRNGWTEPTTPDVEQVLGRPPVSFEEFALKNSNAWK, via the coding sequence ATGAAGATACTCGTTACAGGAGCAACCGGAAACCTCGGCAGCGCCGTTGTGGAAGCGCTGAAATCCGAAAACATCACCCTCAAAGCCGGTGCACGCAATCCCGAAAAACTGAGCCCCGGAACCGAAACCGTCCGCTTCGATTTTAACGATGCGGAAACCTTCGCTCCGGCGCTCGACGGTGTTGATGCCGTTTTTCTTCAGGCTCCGCCGATGGATCCAAACTCACCGGCCCTGCTGAAACCGTTCATTGCTCTGGCTGCTGAACGGGGGATCAAACACATCGTCTTCAACTCCGCTCTCGGCGCGGATGCCAACGAGAAATCGCCGCTGCGCATCATTGAGCGGACCCTGATGGATTCCGGCGTCCCCTACACGATCACCCGTCCCAACTTTTTCATGGAAAACTTTTCCGCCGGATTTATTGCGCCGATGATCGCACAAGCCAGTGCCTTTTTCCTGGCGGCGGACGATGCAAAAACCAGCTTTATTTCCGTGGAGGATATCGCCGCCGTCGTTGCCGCCGCTTTTGCGGAAGGACTGACCGGAAAAGCCTTCAATCTGACCGGTCCCCGCGCGCTTAACCGCACTGAAGCGGCGGCGCTCATCAGCGAAGCTGCCGGAAAAACCATTACCTATAATGCCATTCCGGAAGACGCCATGCTGCAGGGCGCGCGCGACAACGGTATGCCGGAGGGGCATGTACAGTTTCTTGCCGCGCTCTATCAGGCGGTCCGCAACGGCTGGACCGAACCGACCACACCCGATGTGGAACAGGTCCTCGGCCGGCCCCCGGTCAGCTTCGAGGAATTCGCCCTGAAAAATTCCAATGCCTGGAAATAA
- a CDS encoding MarR family winged helix-turn-helix transcriptional regulator, giving the protein MAQIGRIREHAALFIEQELKKEAIHGILPAHGIVLFFLFQQNHPVAMKEIVEKAGRVKSTVTGMVNTLEHHGYVEKFQSPEDGRVMLVQLTEKGRAIRPAFENISARMLEKLYGDMPQTDREKLIELLSQVLGNLKGA; this is encoded by the coding sequence ATGGCCCAGATCGGGCGCATTCGGGAGCACGCCGCACTGTTCATTGAACAGGAACTGAAAAAGGAGGCCATACACGGCATCCTGCCTGCGCACGGCATCGTCCTCTTTTTCCTGTTTCAGCAGAACCATCCCGTCGCCATGAAAGAAATCGTGGAAAAAGCGGGCCGCGTAAAATCCACCGTTACCGGCATGGTCAATACCCTCGAACACCACGGCTATGTGGAAAAGTTCCAATCTCCGGAAGACGGCCGCGTCATGCTGGTGCAGCTCACCGAAAAAGGCCGCGCAATCCGACCCGCCTTTGAAAATATATCTGCCCGCATGCTGGAAAAACTCTACGGCGATATGCCGCAGACCGACCGCGAAAAACTCATCGAACTGCTCAGCCAGGTACTGGGCAATCTGAAAGGCGCGTAA
- a CDS encoding AAA family ATPase, protein MNPFKIDGIVGGVDYMPRKESDALLNYHGAGRNVLIRGPRRTGKSSLVINTFEKVRCHLIRVDFWGVKTEAKAVEKIARAFEPFCKKMPMLSGFNIGGIGLQWKSPETLSSVEDLLRLAVDLQKKKPVVVFFDEFQALLDLPDSNQFLGALRSEIQAQPEVQYVFAGSHQNRLMEIFYSQQSPFFKSAALMEIGSLDRTDFIQWLEKKFSDTGRKIDARLWDPVFELSHSIPGDVQDVCYHLWNDAEEGSEIGPEDFGATLQRVLHERASGYEGMWNMLTDNQQKIAIGLARYRDDKYTSQEFMQLSGATSSASVKRGIEALDSKGLIWMSSGHWIFSDPFFALWIANSVD, encoded by the coding sequence ATGAATCCTTTTAAGATCGATGGCATTGTAGGCGGGGTGGATTATATGCCCCGGAAAGAGAGTGATGCGCTGCTGAACTATCACGGGGCGGGGCGCAATGTGCTGATTCGCGGGCCGCGGCGCACGGGCAAGTCGTCATTGGTGATCAATACGTTCGAGAAGGTGAGGTGTCATCTGATTCGGGTGGATTTCTGGGGGGTGAAAACGGAGGCGAAAGCAGTGGAAAAAATTGCGCGCGCGTTTGAGCCATTCTGTAAAAAAATGCCGATGCTGAGCGGGTTTAATATCGGCGGCATCGGTCTGCAATGGAAGAGTCCGGAAACGCTTTCCAGTGTTGAGGATCTGTTGCGGCTGGCGGTGGATCTGCAGAAAAAAAAGCCGGTGGTGGTCTTTTTCGATGAATTCCAGGCGCTGCTCGATCTGCCGGATTCCAACCAGTTTCTGGGGGCGCTTCGTTCGGAAATTCAGGCGCAGCCGGAGGTGCAGTATGTTTTTGCGGGGAGTCATCAGAACCGCCTGATGGAAATTTTCTATTCGCAGCAGAGCCCGTTTTTCAAGTCTGCGGCGCTGATGGAAATCGGCAGCCTGGACCGGACGGATTTTATTCAATGGCTGGAAAAAAAGTTCAGCGACACGGGCCGTAAAATTGACGCGCGGCTGTGGGATCCGGTGTTTGAGCTTTCGCATTCGATTCCCGGCGATGTGCAGGATGTCTGCTATCACCTGTGGAATGATGCGGAGGAGGGGAGCGAAATCGGGCCGGAGGATTTCGGCGCCACGCTGCAGCGGGTGCTGCACGAGCGGGCGTCCGGCTATGAGGGCATGTGGAATATGCTGACCGATAATCAGCAGAAAATCGCCATCGGGCTGGCGCGGTATCGGGACGATAAATATACTTCGCAGGAATTTATGCAGCTCAGCGGCGCCACCTCGTCCGCATCTGTCAAACGCGGAATTGAGGCGCTCGACTCGAAAGGGCTGATCTGGATGAGTTCCGGCCATTGGATCTTTTCCGATCCGTTTTTTGCGCTGTGGATTGCCAATTCGGTCGACTGA